One window of Sardina pilchardus chromosome 2, fSarPil1.1, whole genome shotgun sequence genomic DNA carries:
- the LOC134101393 gene encoding C-type lectin domain family 4 member M-like isoform X1 → METTVDMNDYQNSPHGQHAQAPACRHHKEYRLYRLIAVSFGILCVLQVALNIYPRLAGRSCPEGWLTYGSSCYYISNSHRNWTASRDQCLERGADLIVINSQEEQEFVRALSVRAWIGLCYSEEHRVWKWVDGAPLTNGTGYWLLGEPNNAGGMVENCGQTWAREPSLQTWNDDRCGHRFQWMCEKAP, encoded by the exons ATGGAGACGACTGTGGACATGAACGACTATCAGAACTCCCCTCATGGCCAACATGCCCAGGCCCCTGCATGCCGACATCACAAAG AGTACAGATTGTACAGACTGATTGCAGTGAGTTTTGGGATTCTCTGTGTTCTGCAAGTGGCTCTTAACATCTACCCGCGTCTTGCTG GAAGATCTTGTCCAGAGGGGTGGCTTACTTATGGTTCCAGCTGCTACTATATCTCAAACTCACACAGAAACTGGACTGCTAGCCGTGACCAGTGCCTAGAGAGGGGAGCAGATCTGATTGTTATAAACAGTCAAGAGGAGCAG GAATTTGTAAGAGCGCTCTCGGTGCGAGCTTGGATTGGTCTCTGCTACAGCGAAGAACACAGGGTCTGGAAATGGGTAGATGGTGCCCCCCTGACCAATGGCACTGG ATATTGGTTACTAGGAGAGCCCAACAATGCGGGAGGGATGGTGGAGAACTGTGGTCAGACATGGGCTCGTGAGCCATCTCTTCAGACTTGGAATGATGACAGATGTGGCCACAGATTTCAGTGGATGTGCGAGAAGGCACCTTAG
- the LOC134101393 gene encoding CD209 antigen-like protein E isoform X2 has product METTVDMNDYQNSPHGQHAQAPACRHHKEYRLYRLIAMSFGILCVLQVALNISLHLAGRSCPVGWFTYGSSCYYLSTSRRNWTDSRDQCLERGADLIVINSQEEQEFVRALSVHAWIGLSCSEKDRVWKWVDGAPLTNGTGYWSRREPNNARGMENCVETWARDPSLQTWNDGRCEYELQWICEKAP; this is encoded by the exons ATGGAGACGACTGTGGACATGAACGACTATCAGAACTCCCCTCATGGCCAACATGCCCAGGCCCCTGCATGCCGACATCACAAAG AGTACAGATTGTACAGACTGATTGCAATGAGTTTTGGGATTCTCTGTGTTCTGCAAGTGGCTCTTAACATCTCCCTGCATCTTGCTG GAAGATCTTGTCCAGTGGGGTGGTTTACATATGGTTCCAGCTGTTACTATCTTTCAACCTCACGCAGAAACTGGACTGATAGCCGTGACCAGTGCCTAGAGAGGGGAGCAGATCTGATTGTTATAAACAGTCAAGAGGAGCAG GAATTTGTAAGAGCGCTCTCCGTGCATGCTTGGATTGGTCTCAGCTGCAGCGAAAAAGACAGGGTCTGGAAATGGGTAGATGGTGCACCCCTGACCAATGGCACTGG ATATTGGTCGCGAAGAGAGCCCAACAATGCGAGAGGGATGGAGAACTGTGTTGAAACATGGGCTCGTGACCCATCTCTTCAGACCTGGAATGATGGCAGATGTGAATATGAATTACAGTGGATATGCGAGAAGGCACCTTAG